TTTGTATTTCTTGCCTGGCAAATCCACGAAGTTTTTGAGCCAATGCCAAAGATGATTTTGCCATAGTGGGCCTTGTTGTGCAGTATTGTGCCATCCCCGCCAACCGTTATTGCAAGCTGCGCGTTGCCGACCTTGCCATTATCTTGATTTTTTTGAACGACTTGTATTCCCCTTGAGGCAAGAAAGCTTTCCACCTGGCTTTTGACAAGGCCAGCCCACTTTTTTTTCGGGTTTGCAAGGACTGTTGCCGACTTGATAATCATGGTAATTCCTTTCGCGCTTTTTTCGTCTTTTTTCATTCTTTTTCAAAGCTTCCCCATTTTTCTCCGTTTTCAAACGTCCAGCTCAGATGCCCTGCCTAGCCTTTGTTTGGAGGGGCATACATTCCAACTTTTCCTGTTCTTATGAACCTGCCAAGTTTCTGGGCATACCTTGAAGCTATTGATGCAAGGCTTGGCCTGTAGCGGGCAGTGATTTGCCCTTTTGCAACAGCACTTAGTATGTCTGCTTCCGCACTTGCCAGGTTTTTGTGTGAGGGTTTGATCGTTTCAATTTCAGTCCAGGCATTGCCAACCTCTGCCGCAACATGAGCATCGGAGCCGCCTGTGCCAACCGCAATGAGCCTTCGCGCACGCCACGAGTGCACAAAATCCCTGCCATTGAACTTCTCAAGTGCTGTTGCCCCCACCTGCGGCGCAAGCTCGTGCAGAGCATGCCCTCGCCTTGAGTACGGGTGGGCCACAATTGTTATGCCGCCTTCGGATTTCACTTTTTCAACAAGCTTGAATGCGTCAATGCCCTTCTTGTATGTTTTGCCAGTGCCAAAAACCTGCACGTGCCCCTGGGCTGTTGAAACCTCAGTCCCGAAAAGCACAAGCACGCCGCCGATAAGCTGCGGCCTGCCGCCTTTTCTTGCCATTGTGTCATGGTCGCAGACAGCTATTGCATCAAGGCCCTTTTTCCTTGCAGCAAGTGCAAGGGACTCGACAGTATCAAGAGCATCAACAGAGTGGTTCGAGTGGACATGAAAATCTATTTTCATACATTGCCGCCTTAGATGGATTTTTTAGTCTGCATTTGCTGTGCGCCTTGTGGCTCTTGCTCTAAATAGCTTTTTTTCAGCCTGATTGCAACGTCCCTTACAGCTTCCCGCTCTGCCGAAAGAAGAGCGTACTTTCTTACTGTTTCCCTGTGCATAAGTGCCTTATTTGCCTTAGAGTAGACAAAATCAGTCTGCCCCGGTTTATTTTCGGCTTGAGATGCCTCCCCGCTTTTTTGGATTGGCCGCAGGTGGCCCTGGAGCTTGAAAAGCTCCGCTTTTCCCCAGTTCTCTTTTTTGAAAACCTGAATTTGCTCTGACATATTACCACGATTCAAGAATTACCTTGACTCAAGGCCCTCAAGAAACTCTTTTTCGACAAAATGCAGCTTTCCAGGAATTACAAGGCACGCAGGGCACATGCCCTGGCCGAATTTCCCAAAGCTTCGGCTGCCTTCTTTCCCTTTTTCTGCAAAGGCACTTATGCCCCCCTTTTCTTTTTCTGCAACAACACTGCCGCCTTTTCCTTTTTCCGGCTTGGCTATTTTGCCTATTGTTGAATAAATAACCCGGCTGCCTTGCATGCCAAGCCTGGACAGGACGATAACCTGGGTATTACTGGAAACTGCACAGATAGTTTTATCACTAATTGCATTACTTTCAGTGCCTGTTTGCTTGCGTGCCCACTTGATTTTTCTCCCTTTGGCCTTCTTTGCTGCAGCCTTGCCGTATTGGAGCTTTTGCACTTCCTGCATTTCAAGCAGGTTATTGCAGGCCTGAAGCGGCGTGAGGGGGCCGAGGATTGTGTCTACGTCAAGAAGCAGGATTGTGTGAAGGCCAAGCTTCTGGTTTGCGCCAATGACTTCAAGAGGAGATGAGGGTTTGTAATTGGGTCTAAAGTGCGGGATGGTTGTTGCGGCGCCAAACTTGTATGCCTGCAACCCTGACTCTGAGATTGCTGCGCTGAGAATAGAGCTTGCGTGGATAATTTTCGCATTAATGCCTGCGCCCCTGGCAGA
The nucleotide sequence above comes from Candidatus Parvarchaeota archaeon. Encoded proteins:
- a CDS encoding PHP domain-containing protein codes for the protein MKIDFHVHSNHSVDALDTVESLALAARKKGLDAIAVCDHDTMARKGGRPQLIGGVLVLFGTEVSTAQGHVQVFGTGKTYKKGIDAFKLVEKVKSEGGITIVAHPYSRRGHALHELAPQVGATALEKFNGRDFVHSWRARRLIAVGTGGSDAHVAAEVGNAWTEIETIKPSHKNLASAEADILSAVAKGQITARYRPSLASIASRYAQKLGRFIRTGKVGMYAPPNKG
- the dph5 gene encoding diphthine synthase, with translation KVFLETYTNRLDGNLGLELEEIFGVKVELLDRAQVEDEKQIIEAARKGACFLLVSGDPLLATTHVNLLISARGAGINAKIIHASSILSAAISESGLQAYKFGAATTIPHFRPNYKPSSPLEVIGANQKLGLHTILLLDVDTILGPLTPLQACNNLLEMQEVQKLQYGKAAAKKAKGRKIKWARKQTGTESNAISDKTICAVSSNTQVIVLSRLGMQGSRVIYSTIGKIAKPEKGKGGSVVAEKEKGGISAFAEKGKEGSRSFGKFGQGMCPACLVIPGKLHFVEKEFLEGLESR